A region from the Hydra vulgaris chromosome 10, alternate assembly HydraT2T_AEP genome encodes:
- the LOC136086307 gene encoding uncharacterized protein LOC136086307, producing the protein MEQFQTILNRQHPSLKYTIEVENKNKILNFLDITFINNTYKKYEFKVYRKDAITNIQIKPHFNHDPNVLKAIFNGYIHRAYSICSENHLKDEMNFLIQVFTENGYDEKMLKDISYHVRKKCLANKNETLSNSNNLPTIS; encoded by the coding sequence ATGGAACAGTTCCAAACAATCCTTAATAGACAGCAtccttctttaaaatatactattgaagttgaaaacaaaaataagatactTAACTTTTTggatataacttttattaataatacatataaaaaatatgagttCAAGGTTTACAGGAAAGATGCTATAACCAATATCCAAATCAAACCTCATTTTAATCACGATCCCAatgttttaaaagcaatattcaATGGATATATACACAGAGCATACTCAATATGCAGCgaaaaccatttaaaagatgagatgaattttttaattcaagtgttTACTGAAAATGGGTACGatgaaaaaatgcttaaagaTATTTCTTATCACGTTCGAAAAAAATGTTTggcaaataaaaatgaaactctATCAAACTCTAATAACCTTCCTACAATTTCTTAA